Within Bacillota bacterium, the genomic segment TTGACAGTATGTTGGCCAGGATAGAAAAAACCCAGGAGTACAATAATTTGTTCCTGGAAAGAGGTGAGGCCCTTAACAGGATTAACGGCAAAACTTTGCTAATTATTGTGGATACTTACAGGACAAAATACACAGAATACCCTGAACTTCTTAAATATACCAACCAGGTGGTGGTTATTGACCATCACAGGAGAGGAACAGATTACATCCAAGATGCCACGCTTGTTTACCAGGAGATTTATGCATCTTCTACATGTGAACTTGTAACAGAGATAATCCAGTATGTAGATGAAAAGTTAAAACTGAAACCTGTTGAGGCTGAAGCTTTATATGCCGGTATAGTAATGGATACAAAATGGTTTACCTTCAAGACAGGGATCAGGACTTTCGAAGCTGCCTCATTCTTAAAGAAGCAAGGTGTCGACCCTTTATCGGTAAGACAACTGTTTCAAAATGATTTATCAACATTTTTAAATATTTCCGCTATCGTAAGAGATGCAGAGATAATGGAGAATAGCATTGCCATATCCATTTGTCCGCCCAATATAAAAAATACTTTACTTACAGCTGCTAAAGCTGCCGATGAGCTGTTGAGCCTTTCAGGCATAATAGCTGCATTTGTGTTATGTTCTGTTAATAATGGTGTATCTATAAGCGGGAGGTCTCTTGGTGAATTAAATGTACAGGTTGTACTGGAAAAACTGGGCGGGGGAGGGCATCAGACTGTAGCGGGGGCGCAACTTCAAGATATTTCTGTTAATGAGGCTAAAGAAAAACTAAAACATGCTATAATAGAGTATATAAGCGAAACGAATAACAACGGGTAGTAATAGACAGTACAGTGCAGTGTGGTAGATAAATAATGGATGAATGATAATGAATAAATGAATAATGGATAATTGAGGAGGGGTTTCACGATGAAGGTTATTTTAAAACAGGATGTAAAAAGCCTGGGGGAGAAAGATAGCATAATTGAAGTAAAGGACGGTTATGCCAGAAATTATCTCCTGCCAAAAGGTCTGGCGGTGGAAGCTACTGAAGGTAATCTCAGTATTATTAGAAATAGAAAGGAAGCAGAAAAACTAAAAAAAGATAAGGAATTGGAGAATGCAAAAGCCCTGGCTGGTAAACTCAATAATACGGTTATTACAATAAAAACCAAGGCAGGAGAGAGCGGAAAGCTTTTTGGCTCAATTACATCCATGGATATTGCGGAAAGTCTGCAAAAAAGCATGAAAATTAATATTGATAAAAAGAAAATTCATCTGCCTGAAGCTATAAAAAGTTTAGGAACTTATGAGGTTGAAGTAAAATTTTATGCAGGGGTAAGTGCATTATTAAAGGTGAATATAGAACAGGAATAGAGAGGTTTTAGCAATGGCAACAGAGTTAAATATATTGGGAAGGATACCCCCACAGAATATTGAAGCAGAACAGTCTGTCCTGGGGTCTATGCTCCTGGATAAGGAAGCCATACCTGTTGTTGCTGAAATACTAAGAAGTGACGATTTTTATAGGGATGACCATGGTGAAATATATGAAGCTATAATGGACCTTTTCAATAAAGCGGAGCCTGTGGATCTTATAACAGTTACAGAGCAATTGAAAGCAAGAGGGACACTGGATAAGGTAGGGGGCCTGGAATATATCACTAACATAGCTACTTCAGTACCGACAACAGCTAATGTAAAGCATTATGCCAATATTGTAGAAGAAAAGTCGATCTTAAGAAAGCTTATCAAAGCCTCTTCCAAAATTATAGATATGAGTTATGAGGCCTCTGATGAGATTTCCGTAATCCTGGATAATGCAGAAAGAAATATTTTTGATATACTCCAGAAACGCAGCTCCAAAGGATTTTACCATGTAAAGGAAATATTGGTAGAAACCTTCAACCGCCTGGAAGAATTATACAATAAAAAAGAGTTTATTACGGGAGTGCCTTCCGGTTTTATAGATTTAGACTATAAAACCTCCGGATTCCAGGATTCGGATTTAATACTCATAGCCGCCCGGCCGTCTATGGGAAAAACTTCCTTTGCCCTTAACATTGCCCAGTATGCAGCTATATATAAAAAGATACCTGTTGCTATCTTTAGCCTTGAAATGTCCAGAGAACAGCTGGTCAACAGGATATTATGCAGTGAGGCCCTGATTGACAGCCAGAAAATGAGGACCGGGAACCTGGATGATGAAGACTGGGACAAAATTGCCCATACTCTTGGCCCTTTATCTGATGCTCCTATTTATATTGATGATACTCCTGGAGCTTCAGTTATGGAAATTAGGGCAAAATGCAGGAGGCTTAAGCTTGAAAAAAATTTGGGACTTGTAATTATAGACTATTTGCAGTTGATGCAGGGAAGAGGAAGAGTTGAAAACAGGCAACAGGAAATATCGGAGATTTCCAGGTCATTGAAAATATTGGCAAAAGAAATAAAAGTGCCCGTGATAACTTTGTCCCAGTTAAGCCGTGCTCCTGAAACCAGGTCGGACCACCGCCCTGTCCTCAGTGACTTGAGGGAGTCGGGAGCTATTGAACAAGATGCTGATATGGTAATATTTATATATAGGGATGACTATTATAACCAGGATACGGATAAGAAGAATATAGCTGAAATAATAATTGCCAAGCATAGGAACGGCTCTACAGGAACTATAGAGTTGGTATGGCTAGGTCAATATACGAAATTCGGCAATTTAAAAAGAACATAAATAGTCGAAACATAGAATAAAAATTCGGGAGTAAGCGAAATGCAGTGGGAAAATACGAAAGCAAGAGAAATACAGGAGAAGGTACTTAAAACAATAAAAAAGCATAGTCTTATTGAACCCGGGGAGTCAGTTCTTGTAGGAGTTTCAGGAGGGCCGGACTCTGTCTGTCTCCTTCATGTCCTTTATTCCTTATCCCTGTCTCACCAACTTAAGATAGAAGGGATATTTGCTGTCCATATAAATCATATGCTGCGGGGTAGGGAATCGGACATGGATGAAGAGTATGTAAAGGAGCTTTGCAACCAACTGGGCATCAAATTGTTTTCTGTATCTTTAAATATCAGGGAAATATCAGATAAAAAAGGCATTTCAATAGAAGAGGCTGCAAGGGAGGAAAGGTATAGCCAGTTTGCTTTACTTGCCGGCCAAATAGGTAATTGTAAAATTGCGGTAGCCCACAACAGAAATGACCAGGCTGAAACAATAATAATGAATATAATCCGGGGCACAGGCCTTGACGGGCTTAGGGGAATGGATTATAAAAGGGGAAAAGTAATAAGACCTCTACTGGACATTGGAAGGAATGAAATAGAAGAATATTGTATTATGAATAATCTAAATCCACGTACTGACAGTACGAACCTAAAAAGCATTTATACCAGGAATAAAGTGAGGCTGGAACTAATACCTTATATATCTAAGAGTTTTAGCATAGATATGGTGGAAAGCACTAATAGAATGGCAGATTTAATAAGAGATGACTACTGTTATCTTGAAGAAGTGGCCACGGAGCAATATAAAGAATGTGTATTGAATGAGCATTTGTTGGAAGCATACGGTAATGCAATTGAGTTGGACAATGCAAAGAAGTTGGATGACCAAATGAATTTAGTTAATGGAATAGAACTGGATATAAAAAAAATAATGAATTGCCATAACGCCATCAGAAAAAGGGTTATAAGGAAGGCAATAGAAAAAGTTAAAGGAAATTTGATGTCTATAGAAAGTGTCCACATTGAAAAAATACTTGGGTTATGCCTGGAAGGAAGGACAGGTTCCCAAATCTGCCTGCCCC encodes:
- a CDS encoding 50S ribosomal protein L9, producing MKVILKQDVKSLGEKDSIIEVKDGYARNYLLPKGLAVEATEGNLSIIRNRKEAEKLKKDKELENAKALAGKLNNTVITIKTKAGESGKLFGSITSMDIAESLQKSMKINIDKKKIHLPEAIKSLGTYEVEVKFYAGVSALLKVNIEQE
- the dnaB gene encoding replicative DNA helicase: MATELNILGRIPPQNIEAEQSVLGSMLLDKEAIPVVAEILRSDDFYRDDHGEIYEAIMDLFNKAEPVDLITVTEQLKARGTLDKVGGLEYITNIATSVPTTANVKHYANIVEEKSILRKLIKASSKIIDMSYEASDEISVILDNAERNIFDILQKRSSKGFYHVKEILVETFNRLEELYNKKEFITGVPSGFIDLDYKTSGFQDSDLILIAARPSMGKTSFALNIAQYAAIYKKIPVAIFSLEMSREQLVNRILCSEALIDSQKMRTGNLDDEDWDKIAHTLGPLSDAPIYIDDTPGASVMEIRAKCRRLKLEKNLGLVIIDYLQLMQGRGRVENRQQEISEISRSLKILAKEIKVPVITLSQLSRAPETRSDHRPVLSDLRESGAIEQDADMVIFIYRDDYYNQDTDKKNIAEIIIAKHRNGSTGTIELVWLGQYTKFGNLKRT
- the tilS gene encoding tRNA lysidine(34) synthetase TilS produces the protein MQEKVLKTIKKHSLIEPGESVLVGVSGGPDSVCLLHVLYSLSLSHQLKIEGIFAVHINHMLRGRESDMDEEYVKELCNQLGIKLFSVSLNIREISDKKGISIEEAAREERYSQFALLAGQIGNCKIAVAHNRNDQAETIIMNIIRGTGLDGLRGMDYKRGKVIRPLLDIGRNEIEEYCIMNNLNPRTDSTNLKSIYTRNKVRLELIPYISKSFSIDMVESTNRMADLIRDDYCYLEEVATEQYKECVLNEHLLEAYGNAIELDNAKKLDDQMNLVNGIELDIKKIMNCHNAIRKRVIRKAIEKVKGNLMSIESVHIEKILGLCLEGRTGSQICLPHNIRVAKSYNILKIYMYDKLSNELPCELSRETAGENREAKFTYFNKKLEIPGITPIEVLDAYLEATVIDRNSFDVEIFKNLSYNSLVQFFDYDKLKAGINIRNREEGDIIAPYKCKGTKKLKEYFIDNKIPREIRNRIPLIAKGKEIVWVIGYKISDKFKITENTKSILRLEFRKSKN